The genome window GCACGACGCTGCCGGTCACATGCCGTGCCGGGTCCCAGGCATCCAGGTCGCCGCCCAGCGCTTCCCGCATCCTGCGGTCGGCCTCGGCCGCGGGCCGTTGCAGGAAGCCCAGGTCCAGCGGCGCGCTGGAGGGCAGGCAGGCCTTGACCACGTCGCCGGGCAGCCCCGCGTCGCGGCACAGATCCGGGCGCAGGGCCAGCACCGCGGCCAGGTGGCCGCCGGCCGAATGTCCGCCCACGGCGATGCGGCCGGGTTCGCCGCCCAGCGCGGCGACGTGGCGATGGACCCAGCGCAGCGCGGCCACGCAGTCGCCCACGATCTGCGCCATGCCCACGGACGGCGCCAGCCGGTACGACGCGGAGACGAACACCGCAGGCATCGCCAGCACCGACGGCGCCAGGTAGCCCATCCATTCCTTGTAGCCGTTCATCCAGGCGCCGCCGTGGAAATACAGCAGCACCGGCAGCGGACCGCGCGGCGCATCGGGCAGGTAGACATCGGCCTTCTGCCAGTAGTCGTCGCCGTAGGGCTGGTCGGCCAGGACGCGGTGACGTGCCATGACTTCAGCGGTCGCGGCCAGCGCGCGGCGGGCATAGTCGGCCGCGCCGGCGTGCAGCAAGGGGGGAAGTGACGGCAGATCGTCGAACGCCATGGATGCTCCGGAGCGAGATGGACCGATGCCGGCCGCGATAGGGGACAAGGTAGCTCACGCATCAAATACATGCAACTACATTTAAATAGAAAATTAATCCTGTTTAACCTTTTATTGGTGTTTTTCCTAGTCATCAAACATTTAAATGTAATTGCATATATAAAACAAAGGGACTAACTTAGCCGTCATGGCGAGAACCGCTCGCCCCCCAGGAGTCAGCAGATGGCAAGGCGTCACGCAGAAATCTCCGGAGCCGGCTTCGCGGGCCTGACCGCGGCGGCCGCGCTGGCGCAGCGCGGCTGGTCGGTCCGAGTGCATGAACGGGCGGGCAGCCTGCGCACCGCCGGCGCCGGCATCTTCATCTTCGAGAACGGCCTGAAGGTGTTGCGCGCCATCGGCGCCTACGACGAAGCCGTGGCGGGCGGGCACCAGGCCCCGGCACGCGAGACCCGCGACGCCCAGGGCAGGCTGCTGGCCCGCCTGAACACCAGCCAGGACGGCCGGGTCTACACCGTGGTCCGGCAGCAGTTGCTGGAAGCGGTGGCCCAGGCGGCGCGGCGCGCCGGCGCCGAAATCGTCATGAACTCCGAGGTGGTGTCGGCCACGCCGCGCGGCGAACTGACGCTGGCCAGCGGCGAGCGCGCCACCGCCGACCTGGTCGTCGCCGCCGATGGCGTGAACTCGCGCATCCGCGATGCGCTGGGCCTCTTGAAGTCGCGCGTCACCATGGGCGACGGTGCCATCCGCGTGCTGATGCCCCGGCGCGGCGACGCCGTCGATGCCGCCGAC of Pigmentiphaga sp. H8 contains these proteins:
- a CDS encoding alpha/beta hydrolase yields the protein MAFDDLPSLPPLLHAGAADYARRALAATAEVMARHRVLADQPYGDDYWQKADVYLPDAPRGPLPVLLYFHGGAWMNGYKEWMGYLAPSVLAMPAVFVSASYRLAPSVGMAQIVGDCVAALRWVHRHVAALGGEPGRIAVGGHSAGGHLAAVLALRPDLCRDAGLPGDVVKACLPSSAPLDLGFLQRPAAEADRRMREALGGDLDAWDPARHVTGSVVPFHLAWGEHDFPRTREQNPAFVRALAAQPGARVTWQVLPGDHFTSHEACADPAGEWSRAAGRLLSTLTTGKPQ
- a CDS encoding NAD(P)/FAD-dependent oxidoreductase; translated protein: MARRHAEISGAGFAGLTAAAALAQRGWSVRVHERAGSLRTAGAGIFIFENGLKVLRAIGAYDEAVAGGHQAPARETRDAQGRLLARLNTSQDGRVYTVVRQQLLEAVAQAARRAGAEIVMNSEVVSATPRGELTLASGERATADLVVAADGVNSRIRDALGLLKSRVTMGDGAIRVLMPRRGDAVDAADEIVEHWSGKRRLLYVPCGKPWLYLALTTLLDDTAGRALPLDTRAWGASFPHLRPLLERIGTLGRWDPFETIHLRTWSSGRVAVVGDAAHAQAPNLGQGGGCAMMNALGLAVAVDQDPDLGSALRRWEARERPLTEHTQRVSRFYGAVGRWPERLRSFTFNLAGRSHWLLQQRMRTAHHSPTGT